One Mesorhizobium loti genomic window carries:
- a CDS encoding 50S ribosomal protein L15 encodes MKLNDLRDKDGATHSKKRLGRGIGSGSGKTAGRGVKGQKARSGVAINGFEGGQMPLYRRLPKRGFNNIFAKSFVVVSLARIQEAVDAKKLDAKATVTAEALVAAGVIRRVKDGVRVLSDGELKAKLAFDVAGASKAAIEKIEKAGGSVKLPEKAAAE; translated from the coding sequence ATGAAACTCAACGATCTGCGTGACAAGGACGGCGCGACGCATTCCAAGAAGCGTCTCGGCCGTGGCATCGGTTCCGGCTCGGGCAAGACCGCCGGTCGCGGCGTCAAGGGCCAGAAGGCGCGCTCCGGCGTCGCCATCAACGGCTTCGAGGGCGGCCAGATGCCGCTCTACAGGCGTCTGCCGAAGCGTGGCTTCAACAACATCTTCGCCAAGAGCTTCGTTGTCGTGTCGCTGGCGCGCATCCAGGAAGCCGTCGACGCCAAGAAGCTCGACGCCAAGGCAACCGTGACGGCCGAGGCGCTTGTCGCCGCCGGCGTCATCCGCCGCGTCAAGGATGGCGTGCGCGTGCTGTCCGATGGCGAGCTGAAGGCTAAGCTTGCCTTCGACGTGGCCGGCGCTTCCAAGGCTGCGATCGAGAAGATCGAAAAGGCTGGTGGCTCGGTCAAGTTGCCGGAAAAGGCAGCTGCCGAGTAA
- a CDS encoding 30S ribosomal protein S8, with protein MSLSDPLGDMLTRIRNAYGRKKSSVSTPASRLRTRVLDVLKAEGYIRDYSQTDFDNGKSEIEIELKYFDGAPVVREIARVSKPGRRVYVSAKSIPHVANGLGIAILSTPKGVMADHEAREQNVGGEILCQIF; from the coding sequence ATGTCATTGAGCGATCCTCTCGGCGATATGCTGACCCGCATCCGCAACGCCTACGGCCGCAAGAAGTCGAGTGTCTCGACGCCGGCTTCGCGTCTGCGCACCCGCGTCCTCGACGTGCTGAAGGCTGAAGGCTATATCCGCGACTACAGCCAGACCGACTTCGACAACGGCAAGTCCGAAATCGAAATCGAGCTGAAGTATTTCGACGGTGCGCCGGTCGTGCGCGAAATCGCCCGCGTCTCGAAGCCGGGCCGCCGCGTTTACGTCTCGGCCAAGTCGATCCCGCACGTCGCCAACGGCCTCGGCATCGCCATCCTTTCGACGCCGAAGGGCGTGATGGCCGATCACGAAGCCCGCGAACAGAACGTCGGCGGCGAGATCCTCTGCCAGATCTTCTGA
- a CDS encoding 50S ribosomal protein L18 → MASKESIQRRAQRVRRQIKKVAGDRPRLSVHRTSKNIYVQVIDDAKGHTIVAASTLEKDLKGSLKTGADTAAAAAIGKLIAERATKAGVKEVVFDRGAYIYHGRVKALAEAAREGGLSF, encoded by the coding sequence ATGGCTAGCAAAGAATCCATCCAGCGCCGTGCGCAGCGCGTCCGCCGCCAGATCAAGAAGGTCGCCGGCGACCGTCCGCGTCTGTCGGTCCACCGCACGTCGAAGAACATTTACGTTCAGGTCATCGACGACGCCAAGGGTCACACCATCGTTGCAGCCTCGACGCTCGAGAAGGACCTCAAGGGTTCGCTCAAGACCGGGGCCGACACCGCGGCCGCTGCCGCGATCGGCAAGCTGATCGCCGAGCGCGCCACCAAGGCCGGCGTCAAGGAAGTCGTCTTCGATCGCGGCGCCTACATCTATCACGGCCGCGTCAAGGCGCTGGCCGAGGCTGCCCGCGAAGGCGGTCTTAGTTTCTAA
- a CDS encoding 50S ribosomal protein L23 yields the protein MTDLRHYDVIVSPAITEKSTMASEQNQVVFNVAKKASKPEIKAAVEALFGVKVMAVNTLVRKGKIKRFRGTIGRQSDVKKAIVTLADGQSIDVATGL from the coding sequence ATGACCGACCTTCGTCACTACGACGTGATCGTCAGCCCGGCGATCACCGAAAAGTCGACCATGGCTTCCGAGCAGAACCAGGTCGTCTTCAACGTCGCCAAGAAGGCGTCGAAGCCGGAAATCAAGGCCGCCGTCGAAGCGCTGTTCGGCGTCAAGGTGATGGCCGTGAACACGCTTGTCCGCAAGGGCAAGATCAAGCGCTTCCGCGGCACGATCGGCCGCCAGAGCGACGTCAAGAAGGCGATTGTGACGCTGGCCGACGGCCAGTCGATCGACGTCGCGACGGGTCTCTGA
- a CDS encoding 30S ribosomal protein S13, protein MARIAGVNIPTNKRVVIALQYIHGIGKKFAQEIVDKVGIPAERRVNQLTDAEVLQIRETIDRDYQVEGDLRREVSMNIKRLMDLGCYRGLRHRRSLPVRGQRTHTNARTRKGPAKSIAGKKK, encoded by the coding sequence ATGGCTCGTATAGCCGGCGTCAACATTCCGACCAACAAGCGTGTCGTCATCGCGCTTCAGTACATTCACGGCATTGGCAAGAAGTTCGCCCAGGAGATCGTCGACAAGGTCGGCATCCCGGCCGAGCGCCGCGTCAACCAGCTGACCGACGCTGAAGTGCTGCAGATCCGCGAGACCATCGACCGCGACTACCAGGTCGAAGGCGACCTGCGCCGCGAAGTGTCGATGAACATCAAGCGTCTCATGGACCTCGGCTGCTACCGCGGCCTGCGTCATCGCCGCTCGCTGCCGGTTCGCGGCCAGCGCACGCACACCAATGCACGCACCCGCAAGGGCCCGGCCAAGTCGATCGCCGGCAAGAAGAAGTAA
- a CDS encoding 50S ribosomal protein L16, whose product MLQPKRTKFRKQFKGRIHGTAKGGTNLDFGGFGLKALEPNRVTAREIEAARRAITREMKRAGRVWIRIFPDLPVTSKPTEVRMGKGKGAVDYWAARVKPGRIMFEIDGVSEETAREALRLGAAKLSVRTRFVQRIAE is encoded by the coding sequence ATGCTGCAGCCAAAGCGCACAAAGTTCCGCAAGCAGTTCAAGGGCCGTATCCATGGTACCGCAAAGGGCGGCACCAACCTGGATTTCGGTGGTTTCGGGCTGAAGGCGCTTGAGCCGAACCGCGTCACCGCGCGTGAGATCGAGGCGGCCCGCCGCGCGATCACTCGCGAAATGAAGCGCGCTGGCCGCGTCTGGATCCGTATTTTCCCGGATCTGCCGGTCACGTCGAAGCCGACCGAAGTCCGCATGGGCAAGGGCAAGGGTGCCGTCGACTACTGGGCGGCACGCGTCAAGCCGGGCCGCATCATGTTCGAGATCGACGGCGTCAGTGAAGAAACCGCCCGTGAGGCGCTGCGTCTCGGCGCGGCCAAGCTCTCGGTCAGGACGCGCTTCGTACAGCGCATCGCAGAATAA
- a CDS encoding preprotein translocase subunit SecY, with amino-acid sequence MASAAEQLASNLNFSAFAKAEDLKKRIWFTIGALLVYRLGTYIPLPGINPDAFAQAFSSQSKGVLGMFNMFAGGAVQRMAIFALGIMPYISASIIMQLMTSVIPSLEALKKEGEQGRKVINQYTRYGTVLLALVQAYGISVGLENGNGIVSDPGMFFRISTVVTLVGGTMFLMWLGEQITARGIGNGISLIIFSGIVAGLPHAISGTLELGRTGALSTGLILAIIVLAIVVIALIVFFERAQRRLLIQYPKRQVGNRMFQGDTSHLPLKLNTSGVIPPIFASSLLLLPATVAGFSQTTNMPAWASTILASLGHGQPLYMLFYAAMIVFFAFFYTAIVFNPKDTADQLKKHSGFIPGYRPGERTADYIDYVLTRITVIGAIYLVLVCLLPEFLISATGVPFYLGGTSLLIVVSVTLDTVAQIQGHLIAHQYEGLIKKSKLRGGKKAR; translated from the coding sequence ATGGCTTCGGCTGCTGAACAACTAGCCTCGAATCTGAATTTCTCGGCCTTTGCCAAGGCAGAGGACCTGAAGAAACGCATCTGGTTCACCATCGGCGCGCTGCTCGTCTATCGCCTCGGCACCTACATCCCGCTTCCAGGCATCAATCCCGACGCCTTCGCCCAGGCCTTCTCTTCGCAGAGCAAGGGCGTGCTCGGCATGTTCAACATGTTCGCCGGCGGCGCCGTGCAGCGCATGGCGATCTTCGCGCTCGGCATCATGCCTTACATCTCCGCCTCCATTATCATGCAGCTGATGACCTCGGTCATCCCGTCGCTGGAAGCGCTGAAGAAGGAAGGCGAACAGGGCCGCAAGGTCATCAACCAGTACACGCGCTACGGCACCGTGCTTCTGGCCCTGGTGCAGGCCTACGGCATTTCGGTCGGGCTTGAGAACGGCAACGGCATTGTCAGCGATCCTGGCATGTTCTTCCGCATCTCGACCGTCGTCACCCTGGTCGGCGGCACCATGTTCCTGATGTGGCTTGGTGAGCAGATCACCGCGCGCGGCATCGGCAACGGCATTTCGCTGATCATCTTCTCCGGCATCGTCGCCGGCCTGCCGCATGCCATTTCCGGCACGCTGGAACTCGGCCGCACCGGCGCCCTGTCGACCGGCCTGATCCTGGCGATCATCGTGCTCGCCATCGTCGTCATCGCGCTCATCGTGTTCTTCGAGCGCGCTCAGCGCCGCCTGCTGATCCAGTATCCGAAGCGCCAGGTTGGCAACCGGATGTTCCAGGGCGACACTTCGCATCTGCCGCTGAAGCTCAACACGTCGGGCGTCATCCCGCCGATCTTCGCGTCGTCGCTGCTGCTGCTGCCGGCCACCGTCGCCGGCTTCTCGCAGACGACCAACATGCCTGCCTGGGCGAGCACCATCCTGGCCTCGCTTGGCCACGGCCAGCCGCTCTACATGCTGTTTTATGCGGCGATGATCGTGTTCTTCGCCTTCTTCTACACAGCGATTGTCTTCAACCCGAAGGACACCGCCGACCAGCTCAAGAAGCATTCGGGCTTCATCCCGGGCTATCGTCCGGGCGAGCGCACCGCCGATTACATCGATTACGTTCTCACCCGCATCACCGTCATCGGCGCCATCTATCTGGTGCTGGTGTGCCTGCTGCCGGAGTTCCTGATCTCGGCGACTGGCGTACCGTTCTACCTCGGTGGCACATCGCTTCTGATCGTGGTCAGTGTCACGCTCGATACGGTTGCGCAGATTCAGGGCCACCTGATCGCGCACCAGTATGAAGGCCTGATCAAGAAGTCGAAGCTGCGCGGGGGGAAGAAAGCCAGATGA
- a CDS encoding 50S ribosomal protein L5 has translation MAKAQSKQATATNTPRLKQVYNETIRKALQEQFGYENDMQVPRLDKIVLNMGVGEATADSKKPSVAAEDLAMIAGQKAVVTRARNSIAGFKVRENMPIGAKVTLRKERMYEFLDRLVNIALPRVRDFRGLNPKSFDGRGNYAMGIKEHIVFPEINYDKVDQIWGMDVIVCTTAKTDDEARALLKAFNFPFRQ, from the coding sequence ATGGCTAAGGCTCAAAGCAAGCAGGCGACTGCCACCAACACGCCGCGTCTGAAGCAGGTCTACAACGAGACCATCCGCAAGGCGCTGCAGGAGCAGTTCGGCTACGAAAACGACATGCAGGTTCCGCGCCTCGACAAGATCGTGCTGAACATGGGTGTTGGCGAAGCGACCGCCGATTCCAAGAAGCCCTCGGTTGCCGCCGAGGACCTGGCGATGATCGCCGGCCAGAAGGCCGTCGTCACCCGCGCCCGCAATTCTATCGCTGGCTTCAAGGTCCGCGAGAACATGCCGATCGGCGCCAAGGTCACGCTGCGCAAGGAACGTATGTACGAGTTCCTCGACCGCCTCGTGAACATCGCGCTGCCGCGCGTCCGCGACTTCCGCGGACTGAACCCCAAGAGCTTCGATGGCCGTGGCAATTACGCCATGGGCATCAAGGAGCACATCGTGTTCCCGGAGATCAACTACGACAAGGTTGATCAGATCTGGGGCATGGACGTCATCGTTTGTACGACTGCGAAGACGGACGACGAAGCCCGGGCATTGCTCAAGGCTTTCAACTTCCCCTTCCGCCAGTAA
- a CDS encoding adenylate kinase produces MRLILLGPPGAGKGTQAQRLVDKYGIPQLSTGDMLRAAVQAGTEVGKRAKAVMDAGELVSDAIVNAIVAERIDQADCAKGFILDGYPRTLVQADAVESMLSERGISLDTVIELVVDDRALVGRIVKRAEDAKAVGQPVRKDDNPAVFEERLREYYKKTAPLTGYYYAKGRLKTVDGMASIDAVTAEIEAVLAAAAKAR; encoded by the coding sequence ATGAGGTTGATATTGCTTGGGCCGCCAGGAGCGGGCAAGGGGACACAAGCACAAAGACTGGTAGACAAATACGGCATACCCCAGCTTTCGACGGGTGACATGCTGCGTGCGGCCGTTCAGGCCGGTACCGAAGTCGGCAAGCGTGCCAAGGCGGTGATGGATGCCGGTGAGCTGGTGTCCGACGCCATCGTCAACGCCATCGTCGCCGAACGCATCGACCAGGCTGATTGCGCCAAGGGGTTCATCCTCGACGGCTACCCGCGCACGCTGGTGCAGGCCGATGCGGTTGAATCGATGCTTTCTGAGCGTGGCATCAGCCTCGACACAGTCATCGAACTGGTCGTCGACGACAGGGCCCTGGTCGGCCGCATCGTCAAGCGCGCCGAGGATGCCAAGGCGGTTGGCCAGCCGGTGCGCAAGGACGACAATCCCGCGGTGTTCGAAGAGCGCCTGCGGGAGTATTACAAGAAGACCGCTCCGCTGACCGGCTACTACTATGCCAAGGGCAGGCTCAAGACGGTCGACGGCATGGCCAGCATCGACGCGGTTACCGCCGAGATTGAAGCCGTGCTCGCAGCGGCCGCCAAGGCGCGGTAA
- a CDS encoding 30S ribosomal protein S19, whose amino-acid sequence MTRSIWKGPFIDGYLLKKVDKVREGGRNEVIKMWSRRSTILPQFVGFTFGVYNGQKHVPVSVNEDMVGHKFGEFAPTRTYYGHGADKKAKRK is encoded by the coding sequence GTGACTCGTTCTATTTGGAAAGGCCCCTTCATCGACGGCTACCTTCTCAAGAAGGTGGACAAGGTTCGTGAAGGTGGTCGCAATGAGGTGATCAAGATGTGGAGCCGTCGCTCCACCATCCTGCCGCAGTTCGTCGGCTTCACCTTCGGTGTCTACAACGGCCAGAAGCATGTTCCCGTCTCGGTGAACGAGGACATGGTCGGTCATAAGTTCGGTGAATTCGCTCCGACCCGGACCTATTACGGTCACGGCGCGGATAAGAAGGCGAAGAGGAAATAA
- a CDS encoding 50S ribosomal protein L6: MSRIGKKPVSLPQGVTATVNGQTVTAKGPKGELKFVVNDEVLVKMEGSEIAVEPRDQTKTARSKWGMSRTQIVNILQGVKDGFEKKLEITGVGYRAALQGKNLQLALGFSHDVVYETPAGITITVPKPTEITVAGIDKQQVGQVAAEIREYRGPEPYKGKGVRYAGEKIVRKEGKKK, encoded by the coding sequence ATGTCTCGTATTGGAAAGAAACCCGTTTCGCTGCCGCAGGGCGTGACCGCGACCGTCAACGGCCAGACCGTGACGGCGAAGGGCCCCAAGGGCGAGCTGAAGTTCGTGGTGAACGACGAAGTCCTGGTCAAGATGGAAGGCAGCGAGATTGCTGTCGAGCCGCGCGACCAGACCAAGACCGCCCGCTCGAAGTGGGGCATGTCGCGCACGCAGATCGTCAACATCCTGCAGGGCGTCAAGGACGGTTTCGAGAAGAAGCTCGAGATCACCGGCGTTGGCTATCGTGCCGCGCTTCAGGGCAAGAACCTGCAGCTGGCCCTTGGCTTCAGCCATGACGTCGTCTACGAGACGCCGGCCGGCATCACCATCACGGTGCCGAAGCCGACCGAGATCACCGTTGCCGGCATCGACAAGCAGCAGGTTGGCCAGGTGGCTGCCGAGATCCGCGAATACCGCGGCCCTGAGCCTTACAAGGGCAAGGGCGTCCGCTACGCTGGCGAGAAGATCGTCCGCAAGGAAGGCAAGAAGAAGTAA
- a CDS encoding 30S ribosomal protein S3, whose product MGQKVNPIGLRLGINRTWDSRWFANTGEYGKLLHEDIKIRKYLEKELKQAAISKVVIERPHKKCRVTIHAARPGLIIGKKGADIEKLRKKLMEMTKSETHLNIVEVRKPEIDATLVAQSIAQQLERRIAFRRAMKRAVQSAMRLGAEGIRINCSGRLGGAEIARMEWYREGRVPLHTLRADVDYGTAEANTAYGICGVKVWVFKGEILEHDPMASERRATEGDAAHGGGGDRERGRRRENA is encoded by the coding sequence ATGGGCCAGAAAGTCAATCCGATCGGTCTTCGCCTCGGCATCAACCGCACCTGGGATTCGCGCTGGTTCGCGAACACCGGTGAGTACGGCAAGCTGCTGCATGAGGACATCAAGATCCGCAAGTATCTTGAGAAGGAACTCAAGCAGGCCGCGATCTCCAAGGTCGTGATCGAGCGTCCGCACAAGAAGTGCCGCGTCACCATCCATGCCGCGCGCCCGGGTCTGATCATCGGCAAGAAGGGCGCCGACATCGAGAAGCTTCGCAAGAAGCTGATGGAGATGACGAAGTCCGAGACGCACCTCAACATCGTTGAAGTGCGCAAGCCGGAAATCGACGCGACCCTGGTCGCCCAGTCGATCGCCCAGCAGCTTGAGCGCCGTATCGCGTTCCGCCGCGCCATGAAGCGCGCCGTGCAGTCGGCGATGCGCCTCGGTGCCGAAGGCATCCGCATCAACTGCTCGGGCCGTCTCGGCGGCGCCGAAATCGCCCGCATGGAGTGGTACCGCGAAGGCCGCGTGCCGCTGCACACGCTGCGCGCCGATGTCGACTACGGCACGGCCGAGGCGAATACGGCGTACGGCATCTGCGGCGTCAAGGTCTGGGTATTCAAGGGCGAGATCCTCGAGCACGATCCGATGGCTTCGGAACGTCGCGCGACCGAGGGTGATGCTGCGCATGGCGGTGGTGGTGATCGCGAACGCGGTCGTCGTCGCGAAAACGCCTGA
- a CDS encoding 30S ribosomal protein S14 — translation MAKTSSVEKNNRRRKLADQYGPKRAALKAIIMDQSKPMEERFRAQLKLAALPRNSAKIRIRNRCEVTGRPRAYYRKLKVSRIALRDLGNNGQIPGLVKSSW, via the coding sequence ATGGCAAAGACCAGCTCAGTCGAGAAGAACAACAGGCGCCGCAAGCTTGCCGACCAGTACGGTCCCAAGCGCGCTGCCCTGAAGGCGATCATCATGGATCAGTCCAAGCCGATGGAGGAGCGCTTCCGCGCTCAGCTCAAGCTTGCTGCCCTGCCGCGCAACTCGGCCAAGATCCGCATCCGCAACCGCTGCGAAGTCACCGGCCGTCCGCGTGCCTACTATCGCAAGCTCAAAGTATCGCGCATCGCGCTTCGTGATCTCGGCAATAACGGCCAGATCCCGGGCCTGGTCAAGTCGAGCTGGTAA
- a CDS encoding 50S ribosomal protein L29, which produces MKAEDIRTKTQDQLTDDLASLKKEQFNLRFQKATGQLEKTARVRQVRKDIARIKTIAAEKSAAKKA; this is translated from the coding sequence ATGAAAGCCGAAGACATCCGGACCAAGACCCAGGACCAGCTGACCGACGATTTGGCCAGCCTGAAGAAAGAGCAGTTCAACCTGCGCTTCCAGAAGGCCACCGGCCAGCTCGAGAAGACCGCGCGCGTGAGGCAGGTCCGTAAGGACATTGCGCGTATCAAGACCATCGCTGCGGAAAAGTCCGCGGCCAAGAAGGCTTAA
- a CDS encoding 50S ribosomal protein L14, translating to MIQMQTNLDVADNSGARRVMCIKVLGGSKRKYASVGDIIVVSIKEAIPRGRVKKGDVMKAVVVRTAKDIRRPDGSVIRFDKNAAVLVDNKKEPIGTRIFGPVPRELRAKNHMKIISLAPEVL from the coding sequence ATGATTCAGATGCAAACAAACCTCGACGTGGCGGATAATTCCGGCGCGCGTCGTGTCATGTGCATCAAGGTGCTGGGCGGCTCGAAGCGGAAATACGCTTCCGTGGGCGACATCATCGTGGTGTCCATCAAGGAAGCCATTCCGCGCGGCCGCGTTAAGAAGGGCGATGTGATGAAGGCGGTCGTGGTTCGCACGGCCAAGGACATCCGCCGCCCGGACGGCAGCGTGATCCGTTTCGACAAGAACGCGGCCGTTCTCGTCGACAACAAGAAAGAGCCGATCGGCACGCGTATCTTCGGACCGGTTCCGCGCGAACTCCGCGCCAAGAACCACATGAAGATCATCTCGCTCGCGCCTGAAGTGCTGTAA
- a CDS encoding 50S ribosomal protein L2, giving the protein MALKKFNPVTPSTRQLVIVDRSGLYKGKPVKGLTEGLTKSGGRNNYGRITARFIGGGHKRSYRIIDFKRRKFDVVGTVERIEYDPNRTAFIALIRYDDGELSYIIAPQRLAAGDKIVAGEAVDVKPGNAMPLASMPVGTIVHNIELKPGKGGQVARSAGGYAQLVGRDQGMAILRLNSGEQRVVHGSCMATVGAVSNPDHGNINDGKAGRTVWRGKRPHNRGVTMNPVDHPHGGGEGRTSGGRHPVSPWGKPTKGKKTRSNKATDKFILRSRHQRKS; this is encoded by the coding sequence ATGGCACTGAAAAAATTCAACCCGGTAACGCCGAGCACCCGCCAGCTGGTCATCGTCGACCGCTCGGGCCTCTACAAGGGCAAGCCCGTCAAGGGCCTGACCGAGGGCCTGACCAAGTCGGGCGGCCGCAACAATTACGGCCGCATCACCGCCCGCTTCATCGGCGGTGGTCACAAGCGTTCGTACCGCATCATCGACTTCAAGCGCCGCAAGTTCGACGTTGTCGGCACGGTCGAGCGCATTGAATACGATCCGAACCGCACCGCCTTCATCGCGCTGATCAGGTACGACGATGGCGAGCTGTCCTACATCATCGCCCCGCAGCGCCTTGCCGCCGGCGACAAGATCGTGGCTGGCGAAGCGGTCGACGTGAAGCCGGGCAATGCGATGCCGCTGGCATCGATGCCGGTTGGCACGATCGTCCACAACATCGAGCTGAAGCCGGGCAAGGGTGGCCAGGTTGCTCGTTCGGCTGGCGGTTACGCCCAGCTCGTCGGTCGCGACCAGGGCATGGCGATCCTGCGCCTCAACTCGGGCGAGCAGCGTGTCGTTCACGGCTCCTGCATGGCCACCGTCGGTGCCGTGTCGAACCCCGACCACGGCAACATCAACGACGGCAAGGCCGGCCGCACGGTGTGGCGTGGCAAGCGCCCGCACAATCGCGGCGTGACCATGAACCCGGTCGACCATCCGCACGGCGGTGGTGAAGGCCGCACCTCCGGTGGCCGTCATCCGGTCAGCCCGTGGGGCAAGCCGACCAAGGGCAAGAAGACGCGGTCCAACAAGGCGACCGACAAGTTCATCCTGCGCTCGCGCCATCAGCGCAAGAGCTAA
- a CDS encoding 30S ribosomal protein S5 has product MVDKLVHINRVAKVVKGGRRFGFAALVVVGDQKGRVGFGHGKAREVPEAIRKATESAKRDMIFVPLRSGRTLHHDVEGRWGAGRVLLRAAKQGTGIIAGGPMRAVFETLGMHDVVAKSMGSSNPYNMVRATFDALKSQMHPKDVAAARGIKYSTLQARRGTAVAAEE; this is encoded by the coding sequence ATGGTGGACAAGCTCGTCCACATCAACCGCGTCGCCAAGGTCGTCAAGGGCGGCCGCCGCTTCGGCTTCGCCGCACTCGTCGTCGTCGGCGACCAGAAGGGCCGCGTCGGCTTCGGTCATGGCAAAGCACGCGAAGTGCCGGAAGCCATCCGCAAGGCAACCGAATCGGCAAAGCGCGACATGATCTTCGTGCCGCTGCGCTCGGGCCGTACGCTGCATCACGACGTCGAGGGACGTTGGGGCGCCGGACGCGTTCTGCTGCGCGCTGCCAAGCAGGGTACCGGCATCATCGCCGGCGGCCCGATGCGCGCTGTCTTCGAGACGCTCGGCATGCATGACGTGGTCGCCAAGTCGATGGGTTCGTCGAACCCGTACAACATGGTTCGCGCCACCTTTGACGCGCTGAAGAGCCAGATGCATCCCAAGGATGTGGCTGCCGCGCGCGGCATCAAGTATTCGACCCTTCAGGCCCGCCGCGGCACCGCCGTTGCGGCTGAAGAATAG
- a CDS encoding 50S ribosomal protein L22, whose protein sequence is MGKAKAPRRLADNEARAVLRTIRISPQKLNLVAALIRGKKVATALSDLEFSAKRISGTVKKTLESAIANAENNHDLDVDALVVAEAYVGKSIVMKRFHARGRGRASRIEKPFSHLTIVVREVEEKGEAA, encoded by the coding sequence ATGGGCAAGGCCAAAGCTCCGCGCAGGCTTGCTGATAACGAAGCGCGCGCCGTATTGCGCACGATCCGTATCAGCCCGCAGAAGCTGAACCTCGTTGCCGCGCTGATCCGCGGCAAGAAGGTCGCGACAGCGCTTTCCGATCTCGAATTCTCGGCCAAGCGGATTTCCGGCACGGTCAAGAAGACGCTGGAATCGGCGATCGCCAACGCGGAAAACAACCACGACCTTGATGTCGATGCGCTGGTGGTGGCGGAAGCCTATGTCGGCAAGTCGATTGTCATGAAGCGGTTCCACGCTCGTGGCCGTGGTCGCGCCAGCCGTATCGAGAAGCCGTTCTCGCACCTCACGATCGTCGTTCGTGAAGTCGAAGAAAAAGGGGAGGCCGCATAA
- a CDS encoding 50S ribosomal protein L24, which produces MQKIRKGDKVVVLAGKDKGRSGEVLSVQPKDDTALVRGVNMIRRHQKQSQSQEGGIITKEAPIQLSNIALADPKDGKPTRVGFIFQKDGKKVRVAKRSGEVING; this is translated from the coding sequence ATGCAAAAGATTAGAAAAGGCGACAAGGTCGTCGTGCTGGCCGGCAAGGACAAGGGCCGTTCGGGCGAAGTCCTCTCGGTTCAGCCGAAGGATGACACCGCGCTGGTGCGCGGCGTCAACATGATCCGTCGTCACCAGAAGCAGTCCCAGTCCCAAGAGGGCGGGATCATCACCAAGGAAGCGCCGATCCAGCTGTCGAACATCGCGCTGGCCGACCCCAAGGATGGCAAGCCGACCCGCGTCGGTTTCATCTTCCAGAAGGACGGCAAGAAGGTGCGCGTCGCCAAGCGCTCGGGAGAAGTCATCAATGGCTAA
- a CDS encoding 30S ribosomal protein S17, whose product MPKRILQGTVVSDKNEKTVVVKVERRFTHPVMKKTVRMTKKYKAHDENNAHKVGDQVFIQESKPISKDKRWIVVSSDQA is encoded by the coding sequence ATGCCAAAGCGCATTCTGCAGGGCACCGTCGTCAGCGACAAGAACGAGAAGACGGTTGTCGTCAAGGTCGAACGGCGCTTCACGCATCCCGTGATGAAGAAGACCGTGCGCATGACCAAGAAGTACAAGGCGCACGACGAGAACAACGCCCACAAGGTTGGCGATCAGGTGTTCATCCAGGAATCGAAGCCGATTTCCAAGGACAAGCGCTGGATCGTCGTGTCTTCGGACCAGGCGTAA
- a CDS encoding 50S ribosomal protein L30: MAKKATKTITVEQIGSPIRRPKEQRATLVGLGLNKMHKQRTLEDTPSVRGMIAAVQHLVRVVDEG; the protein is encoded by the coding sequence ATGGCCAAGAAAGCAACCAAGACCATCACCGTTGAGCAGATCGGTTCGCCGATCCGCCGTCCGAAGGAACAGCGCGCGACGCTGGTCGGCCTCGGCCTCAACAAGATGCACAAGCAGCGCACCCTGGAAGATACGCCTTCCGTGCGCGGCATGATCGCCGCCGTTCAGCATCTCGTCCGCGTCGTGGACGAGGGCTGA